Proteins from a single region of Aureibacter tunicatorum:
- a CDS encoding ferritin yields MKDLLSIEKSLTEDVELALNKQIAMEAGASASYLAMASWCMANGFDLAYEYFIKQSDEEREHMKKLFRYVNNMGGLAHSPQVGKVREDFDSLREVYEYMLSQEIAVTQAINNLVDFCMKHKDYSTVEYLNWFVKEQREEVFISRRALKLFDLMGQDGLGLYEIEKAVTQLKFKE; encoded by the coding sequence ATGAAAGATTTATTAAGCATAGAAAAATCGTTGACAGAAGATGTAGAGTTGGCGTTGAACAAGCAGATTGCAATGGAAGCTGGAGCTTCCGCTTCCTATCTTGCTATGGCGAGTTGGTGCATGGCTAATGGATTTGACTTGGCTTACGAGTATTTTATCAAGCAATCGGATGAGGAAAGAGAGCACATGAAGAAATTGTTCAGATATGTGAACAACATGGGTGGGCTTGCTCATTCGCCGCAAGTAGGCAAAGTAAGAGAAGATTTTGACAGCTTGAGGGAAGTTTACGAGTATATGTTGAGTCAAGAGATTGCGGTGACGCAAGCGATCAATAATTTGGTGGATTTCTGCATGAAGCATAAAGACTATTCTACTGTGGAATACCTTAACTGGTTCGTGAAAGAGCAAAGAGAAGAAGTCTTCATCTCAAGACGAGCATTGAAGTTGTTCGACCTTATGGGACAAGATGGATTGGGGCTATATGAAATTGAAAAGGCTGTGACACAATTGAAATTCAAAGAATAG
- the egtB gene encoding ergothioneine biosynthesis protein EgtB: MQNLISNIEMTLSEEYLNVRKKTLNLCLPLQNEDFNLQAETFVSPPKWHLAHTTWFFEVFILKEFIPNYNIYHPKFEFLFNSYYEHKGKRLARNQRGLISRPSVQEVIAYRKAIDEQMLDLISTTDSIQIQELVTLGLNHEQQHQELLLTDLKYSLFQNPTLPSYNSKENREDKKERDQLELKFINIPAGIYSIGANDKGEFSFDNEKPVHEVYVKQYNIADRLVTNKEYLEFIEDGGYETFKYWLSEGWEWVQNNQIKSPYYWIKDNGKWMEYTLSGLEELDPHAPVTHISYFEAEAFADWAGMSLPSEHQWEIAAKKILNDHDHVHNLLESDQLHPTPAFSSFQFIGDCWEWTQSSYLPYPNFKKAKGALGEYNAKFMINQMVLRGGSCATPESHIRHSYRNFFRPEDRWQFTGIRLCKNSL, encoded by the coding sequence ATGCAAAACTTGATCTCAAATATTGAAATGACCCTATCTGAAGAATACCTAAACGTAAGAAAAAAAACGCTTAACCTTTGCCTCCCACTTCAAAACGAAGACTTCAACCTTCAAGCTGAAACGTTTGTAAGTCCTCCCAAATGGCATTTGGCTCATACCACTTGGTTCTTTGAAGTTTTTATTCTGAAAGAGTTCATTCCAAACTATAACATATATCACCCAAAATTCGAATTCTTATTCAACAGTTACTACGAACACAAAGGCAAAAGATTGGCAAGAAATCAAAGAGGATTGATCAGCAGGCCTTCAGTGCAAGAGGTAATAGCTTACCGGAAAGCTATAGACGAACAAATGCTGGATTTGATTTCTACAACAGACTCTATCCAAATACAAGAATTGGTTACTCTTGGCCTTAATCACGAACAACAGCATCAAGAACTGCTCTTAACCGATCTTAAATACTCACTCTTCCAAAATCCTACCTTGCCTAGCTACAATTCGAAAGAAAATAGAGAAGATAAAAAAGAGAGAGACCAATTAGAATTAAAGTTCATCAACATCCCCGCAGGAATATATAGTATCGGAGCCAATGACAAAGGGGAGTTCTCATTTGACAATGAGAAACCTGTCCATGAAGTCTATGTCAAACAATACAACATAGCTGACCGGTTAGTTACCAACAAAGAGTACTTGGAGTTCATAGAAGACGGAGGGTATGAAACATTCAAATACTGGCTTTCCGAAGGATGGGAATGGGTGCAAAACAACCAAATAAAGTCACCATACTATTGGATAAAAGACAACGGAAAATGGATGGAATACACGCTTTCAGGTCTAGAAGAATTAGATCCTCATGCTCCGGTCACCCATATAAGCTATTTTGAGGCTGAAGCTTTCGCTGACTGGGCAGGCATGAGCTTGCCATCAGAGCATCAGTGGGAAATCGCTGCCAAGAAAATTCTAAATGACCATGATCACGTTCATAACCTATTAGAAAGCGATCAACTTCATCCAACTCCCGCATTCAGTTCATTTCAGTTTATCGGGGACTGCTGGGAGTGGACACAAAGCTCATATCTACCTTACCCTAATTTTAAAAAAGCCAAAGGCGCTCTGGGGGAATACAATGCCAAATTCATGATCAATCAAATGGTTCTTAGAGGCGGCTCATGCGCTACCCCTGAAAGCCACATTAGACATTCATACCGAAACTTCTTCAGACCTGAAGACAGGTGGCAATTCACGGGTATTCGCTTATGCAAAAACAGCTTATAA
- a CDS encoding CPBP family intramembrane glutamic endopeptidase, whose amino-acid sequence MNGTDKNNVFGNLIVQRLRFIAPFLFILAGMLTIGSFLGIAFSLPLMGFDFEILQQVLADPINYPQYKNAILLMQAGQSIGWLFVAPWLYLKYVKRVNPVDYVGDRSASISMVGLTVLIGFSFMIFDSVIVEWNKSLQFPEFMSEFQQWAMEKEKMLEELTKFFTEFSSFSNFAIAFVVIALIAGIGEEYLFRGVLQKHFQEYTKSYHLAIWLAAICFSAIHMQFYGFVPRMLLGALFGYLYYYSGNLIYPIVAHIFNNGLVVTLTYFDQIGLTHLDLQKEESAPIYAVVAGLLISMMGLKAFRAHFMQKES is encoded by the coding sequence ATGAATGGAACTGACAAAAATAACGTATTTGGAAATTTAATCGTACAAAGATTGAGATTTATTGCCCCTTTTTTATTCATTTTAGCAGGGATGCTAACAATCGGCTCTTTTTTGGGGATTGCTTTTAGTCTTCCTTTGATGGGCTTTGATTTCGAAATTTTGCAACAGGTGTTGGCCGATCCCATAAATTATCCACAATATAAAAACGCTATACTTTTGATGCAAGCTGGCCAGTCTATTGGATGGTTGTTTGTAGCGCCTTGGCTTTATCTTAAATATGTGAAGCGAGTGAATCCTGTGGATTATGTTGGAGATCGAAGCGCTTCGATTAGCATGGTAGGATTAACGGTGTTGATTGGATTTTCGTTTATGATTTTTGACTCGGTGATAGTCGAGTGGAACAAGAGTTTGCAATTCCCTGAGTTTATGTCAGAGTTCCAACAGTGGGCAATGGAAAAGGAAAAAATGCTAGAGGAGTTGACTAAGTTTTTTACCGAGTTCAGTTCGTTCTCAAATTTTGCTATTGCCTTTGTTGTTATCGCTTTGATCGCTGGGATTGGAGAGGAATACTTGTTTAGAGGAGTTTTGCAGAAGCATTTTCAAGAGTACACCAAAAGCTATCATTTGGCGATTTGGTTGGCAGCGATTTGCTTTAGCGCCATACATATGCAATTTTATGGCTTTGTTCCTAGAATGCTGCTTGGGGCTCTTTTCGGGTACTTATATTATTATTCTGGCAATTTAATTTACCCGATAGTCGCGCACATTTTCAATAATGGATTAGTGGTGACTTTGACATATTTCGATCAAATAGGCTTGACTCATCTTGACCTTCAAAAAGAAGAAAGCGCTCCAATTTATGCTGTTGTTGCCGGCTTGCTAATTAGCATGATGGGTTTGAAAGCATTTAGAGCGCATTTCATGCAAAAGGAGTCTTAG
- a CDS encoding DUF6686 family protein: protein MMTDTIEKSSLHTVFSNSKGTLFQCDIEMKFHLVFKGEKYALRVCDFLKFKRYIQSIDLEAKLASPAPEDDLEIVFISGSDRCMLLDMEDLISLRDLLEGGMTMLQLNSILVEKLGNVSLVAEHC, encoded by the coding sequence ATGATGACTGATACAATCGAAAAATCTTCACTTCATACGGTTTTTTCAAACTCTAAAGGGACTTTGTTTCAATGCGATATCGAAATGAAATTCCATCTTGTTTTCAAAGGCGAGAAGTATGCGCTTAGAGTTTGTGATTTTTTGAAATTCAAAAGATATATTCAAAGTATTGATTTGGAAGCAAAACTTGCTTCACCAGCGCCTGAAGATGATTTGGAAATTGTTTTTATCTCAGGTTCAGATAGATGCATGCTTTTGGATATGGAGGATTTGATTAGTCTCAGGGATTTATTGGAAGGCGGAATGACCATGCTTCAGTTGAATAGTATATTAGTCGAAAAGCTTGGGAATGTTTCTTTAGTTGCTGAACATTGCTAA
- a CDS encoding L-histidine N(alpha)-methyltransferase, with amino-acid sequence MNQLNESLVETQIDLQNAQEIKNGLSEIPKHISSKFFYDEVGDEIFKEIMRCEHYYPTKAEEEILILYSQQLAKQIDKTKKLQIIELGAGDGSKIIHLLKAFKEANIDFIYQPIDISQNILDELEKNVSSEIKDIEIKAICSDYFDYLAQEQGSDEQKLLLFLGGNIGNMFPIEAAEFLEKINSLLSPKDLFLVGLDLKKNPRIIQNAYNDPDGITKRFNLNLLERMNREFGADFNIQSFSHYPFYDPISGSMKSYLISEEKQIVTFKHLNWQFALEKDECIFTEVSQKYSFDDIEELASKSGFKIINNFIDSEGYFTDSLWQKNSSKQ; translated from the coding sequence ATGAATCAGCTCAATGAATCATTAGTGGAAACACAAATCGATCTGCAAAATGCTCAAGAAATAAAAAATGGACTGAGTGAAATACCCAAGCATATTTCTTCAAAGTTTTTCTATGACGAAGTAGGAGACGAGATATTTAAAGAAATCATGAGATGCGAGCATTATTATCCAACCAAGGCGGAAGAGGAAATACTCATTTTATACTCTCAACAGTTGGCTAAGCAAATAGATAAAACTAAAAAACTTCAAATCATTGAGTTGGGAGCAGGTGATGGATCTAAAATCATTCATTTATTAAAAGCTTTCAAAGAAGCTAATATTGATTTTATATACCAACCCATAGATATTTCCCAAAATATTCTGGATGAATTGGAAAAAAATGTTTCATCAGAAATCAAAGATATTGAGATTAAAGCGATTTGCTCAGACTACTTCGATTATTTAGCTCAAGAGCAAGGTTCAGACGAGCAAAAGCTCCTGTTGTTTCTGGGAGGAAATATTGGCAATATGTTTCCCATTGAAGCCGCAGAATTTTTGGAAAAAATAAATTCATTGCTCTCTCCCAAAGACTTGTTTCTAGTTGGTTTAGACTTGAAGAAAAACCCTCGCATAATTCAAAATGCTTACAATGACCCGGATGGAATCACCAAACGTTTCAATCTGAATCTCCTAGAAAGAATGAATCGGGAATTTGGGGCGGATTTCAACATTCAATCATTCAGCCATTACCCTTTTTATGATCCAATCAGCGGAAGCATGAAAAGCTACTTGATCAGCGAAGAAAAACAAATTGTCACTTTCAAGCATCTAAATTGGCAATTCGCACTTGAAAAAGACGAATGCATATTCACCGAAGTATCTCAAAAGTATAGTTTTGACGACATCGAAGAACTTGCCTCGAAATCCGGCTTTAAAATAATCAACAACTTCATAGACAGCGAGGGCTATTTCACGGATAGCTTATGGCAAAAGAACTCTTCAAAGCAATAA